In the genome of Paracoccus sp. MBLB3053, one region contains:
- a CDS encoding PRC-barrel domain-containing protein produces the protein MTDTTGTLVSSADVNGTAVYGRDGSNVGTIDHLMIDKVSGNVAYAVMGFGGFLGLGEEHMPIPWDALTYDVSAGGFVTDITEAQLTGAPARSENWAGDREWETRTFEYYGIAPYWI, from the coding sequence ATGACTGATACGACCGGAACGCTTGTTTCCTCGGCCGATGTGAACGGGACCGCGGTCTATGGCCGCGACGGTTCGAATGTCGGCACCATCGACCACCTGATGATCGACAAGGTGTCGGGCAATGTCGCCTATGCCGTGATGGGGTTCGGAGGTTTCCTCGGCCTGGGCGAAGAGCACATGCCGATTCCCTGGGATGCTCTTACCTATGACGTATCGGCGGGTGGGTTCGTCACCGACATCACCGAGGCGCAATTGACCGGCGCACCGGCGCGCAGCGAGAACTGGGCCGGCGACCGCGAATGGGAGACACGGACCTTCGAATATTACGGGATCGCGCCCTATTGGATCTGA
- a CDS encoding DUF305 domain-containing protein: MKHDHDDHPGQAYLRFALMISASTLVMFGLMYLNTWELAHVHFSQTRAWMALYMGGAMALVMLGFMLHMYRDRRRNLVVVAVAAIAVILGVLMVRSQASVDQIAWMRAMIPHHSIAILTSRRADIDDPRVRALADSIIEAQTREIAEMEALIRDLQGGPKATPEIDGK, translated from the coding sequence ATGAAACACGATCACGACGACCATCCAGGGCAGGCCTACCTGCGCTTTGCCCTCATGATTTCAGCCTCGACCCTGGTCATGTTTGGGCTGATGTATCTGAATACCTGGGAACTGGCGCATGTCCATTTCAGCCAGACCCGCGCGTGGATGGCGCTCTACATGGGCGGAGCCATGGCGCTGGTCATGCTGGGATTCATGCTGCACATGTATCGCGACAGGCGCCGTAACCTTGTCGTGGTCGCGGTGGCTGCGATTGCCGTTATTCTGGGCGTGTTAATGGTCCGCAGCCAGGCCAGCGTGGACCAGATTGCCTGGATGCGGGCAATGATCCCCCACCATTCCATCGCCATCCTTACCTCGCGCCGCGCTGATATCGATGACCCGCGCGTCCGTGCGCTTGCCGACAGCATCATCGAAGCGCAGACCCGCGAGATCGCCGAGATGGAGGCCCTGATCCGCGACCTGCAAGGTGGCCCCAAGGCCACGCCCGAGATCGACGGCAAGTAA
- a CDS encoding photosystem reaction center protein H, producing the protein MKRTLTTTALVMLMMGATANAQSDQPAEPGDTEPAATMVTTTHIQIIAPEGFAAEDVVFTSDNLDGATVYDATGEEIGEVHGLVFANEDSSMKMSSDMGKPAGETAADAGMGSDMDSAAAPDMAEQTPATGATSQDGTMSGIGSSSSTTTPTDAMTPPVQTAEGTPTDLGEAEITQAVIDVGGFLGMGEHRVAVPVEELVTYRKDQELRIYLPWTREQVMELPEFDAEEPT; encoded by the coding sequence ATGAAACGGACCCTTACCACCACCGCACTTGTCATGCTGATGATGGGTGCGACTGCAAACGCCCAGTCCGACCAGCCTGCCGAACCCGGTGACACCGAACCGGCCGCCACCATGGTCACCACGACGCATATCCAGATCATCGCGCCGGAAGGATTTGCCGCCGAGGACGTGGTCTTTACTTCGGACAACCTTGACGGCGCCACGGTCTATGACGCGACCGGCGAGGAAATCGGCGAGGTTCACGGCCTGGTCTTTGCCAATGAGGATAGCTCGATGAAAATGTCCTCGGACATGGGCAAGCCCGCTGGCGAGACGGCCGCCGATGCGGGCATGGGCAGTGACATGGATAGCGCAGCCGCACCCGACATGGCCGAGCAGACGCCTGCGACTGGCGCGACCTCGCAGGACGGAACGATGAGCGGCATCGGCTCGAGCAGCAGCACCACCACGCCAACGGACGCCATGACCCCGCCGGTCCAGACCGCCGAGGGCACGCCGACAGACCTTGGCGAAGCCGAAATCACCCAGGCCGTGATTGATGTCGGTGGTTTTCTTGGCATGGGCGAACATCGTGTTGCTGTGCCCGTCGAGGAACTCGTCACGTATCGCAAAGATCAGGAATTGCGCATCTACCTGCCCTGGACACGTGAACAGGTGATGGAGCTGCCCGAATTCGACGCCGAAGAGCCCACTTGA
- a CDS encoding superoxide dismutase family protein, protein MKMLLAIPLAFGLGAGAIQAAEVSAQISDRDGNSLGGVTVRDTASGTVLATVTLSGLPDGIHAIHLHETGDCSAADFASAGGHIAGEHQHGVLSEGGPHPGDMPNLTVNQDGVGEIEVFLPLLQVERDLMDADGAAFIIHAGIDDYQSQPAGGAGDRIACGAFQPR, encoded by the coding sequence ATGAAGATGCTTCTTGCCATCCCGCTTGCATTTGGCCTTGGCGCAGGCGCCATCCAAGCTGCCGAGGTTTCCGCCCAGATCAGCGACCGCGACGGGAACAGCCTTGGCGGAGTCACCGTGCGTGACACTGCGTCCGGCACCGTGCTGGCGACAGTCACGTTGAGCGGATTGCCCGACGGTATCCATGCCATACACCTGCACGAGACTGGCGATTGCAGCGCGGCGGATTTCGCCTCGGCCGGGGGTCATATCGCTGGCGAGCATCAGCACGGCGTCTTGTCCGAGGGTGGCCCCCATCCCGGTGACATGCCGAACCTGACAGTGAACCAGGACGGCGTTGGCGAGATAGAGGTTTTCTTGCCGCTCTTGCAGGTAGAACGCGACCTGATGGATGCGGATGGCGCGGCTTTCATCATCCATGCCGGCATCGACGATTACCAGTCCCAGCCAGCCGGAGGAGCCGGCGACCGCATCGCCTGCGGCGCATTCCAGCCGCGCTGA
- a CDS encoding PRC-barrel domain-containing protein produces MNKLITSTALIAALAGPAIAQTTPVTEPATTEAPAATDMATTGEPVATAETTQPATVDAGFGYSAMPGDLSAETFIGKRLYVSDVEVDVDADLVEVDKDWDDIGEISDLVIDKDGSVKAVLVDIGGFLGMGEKTVAVGMDALRVIRDGDSENDYFIVFTADQGALENAPEFEFAPAAADS; encoded by the coding sequence ATGAACAAGCTTATCACTTCTACCGCGCTCATTGCCGCTCTTGCCGGTCCTGCTATCGCCCAGACAACGCCTGTGACCGAGCCCGCAACCACCGAGGCTCCTGCTGCGACGGATATGGCGACGACGGGCGAGCCTGTGGCGACGGCCGAGACCACCCAGCCTGCGACCGTCGACGCAGGGTTCGGATATTCGGCCATGCCGGGCGATCTGTCTGCCGAGACATTCATCGGCAAGCGTCTTTACGTTTCCGATGTCGAGGTCGACGTCGACGCGGACCTGGTCGAAGTGGACAAGGATTGGGACGATATCGGCGAGATCAGCGATCTGGTGATCGACAAGGATGGCTCGGTCAAGGCCGTGCTGGTCGATATCGGAGGCTTCCTGGGAATGGGTGAGAAAACCGTCGCGGTGGGCATGGATGCGCTGCGCGTGATCCGCGACGGCGATTCGGAAAACGATTACTTCATCGTCTTCACCGCAGATCAAGGCGCGCTCGAGAACGCCCCGGAATTTGAATTCGCCCCTGCGGCTGCCGATTCCTGA
- the ku gene encoding non-homologous end joining protein Ku has product MAPRANWKGMLKIAELSCPVALYTASSTSDRISFHLINRKTGNRLRREFADSESGEVVPREDQVKGYETGSGDHVILTPEELSEAIPDSDKTLAVSGFLDCGQIDKLYFDKPYYLAPSDPTGHEAYALIREGMRKKDVAALAQTVLFRRMRVLLIRADNAGLIAHTLNFDYEVRAPSEVFDDIPARKIKGEMLDLAKHIIATKTGTFDPVAFDDRYELALADLIKAKAEGKKIKRPARRAKAQVVDLMAALRESAEQAGKPRSRKKAG; this is encoded by the coding sequence ATGGCGCCACGAGCAAACTGGAAGGGGATGCTGAAGATCGCAGAGTTGAGCTGCCCGGTGGCGCTTTACACCGCCAGTTCGACCTCGGACCGGATCAGTTTTCACTTGATCAATCGCAAAACCGGGAATCGCCTGCGCCGGGAGTTCGCGGATTCCGAAAGCGGTGAAGTCGTGCCGCGCGAAGATCAGGTCAAGGGCTATGAAACAGGCTCGGGTGACCATGTGATCCTGACGCCCGAAGAACTGTCCGAAGCCATCCCCGATAGCGACAAGACGCTGGCGGTTTCGGGGTTTCTGGACTGCGGGCAGATCGACAAGCTTTATTTCGACAAGCCCTATTACCTTGCTCCGTCCGATCCCACCGGGCATGAGGCTTATGCCCTGATCCGCGAGGGGATGCGCAAGAAGGACGTGGCCGCGCTGGCGCAAACCGTGCTCTTTCGCCGGATGCGGGTGCTGCTGATCCGCGCCGACAATGCAGGATTGATCGCCCATACACTGAATTTCGACTATGAAGTTCGTGCGCCGTCCGAGGTTTTCGACGATATCCCCGCACGCAAGATCAAGGGAGAGATGCTGGACCTGGCCAAGCATATCATCGCGACAAAGACCGGCACCTTCGATCCCGTAGCCTTCGATGACCGGTACGAACTCGCCTTGGCGGATCTCATCAAGGCCAAGGCTGAGGGCAAAAAGATCAAGCGCCCGGCCCGACGCGCCAAGGCGCAGGTGGTGGACCTTATGGCTGCCCTTCGCGAAAGCGCAGAGCAGGCGGGCAAGCCCCGGTCGCGCAAGAAGGCGGGCTAG
- the ligD gene encoding DNA ligase D, producing the protein MALETYREMRDFTATPEPKGRKARKTGHAFVIQKHAARRLHYDFRLEMDGVLKSWAVTRGPSLDPAEKRLAVHVEDHPLEYGDFEGTIPKGEYGAGDVILWDRGTWQPEGDAAKGYAKGHLEFTLQGQKLQGRWHLVRMQGKPGEKRENWLLIKGDDEFARTGPDILKERPRSVASGRDIAELSGKVETRGKKVAMPDFVKPMLATLGRAAPSGPRWLHEIKFDGYRLQARIVDGKPRLLTRSGLDWTGKFGKPILAALEDLPLREAILDAELVVEGDSGASDFPALQADLSAGREDRFRLYVFDLLYLNGRDLRGLPLVERKKILAPLIPEGDGLIRLSQHFEDDGALVLRHACRLSLEGIVSKLRDSTYRSGRGRGWVKSKCSARQEFVIAGFTPSSAAPKAIGSLVMGVYEEGKLRHVGRVGTGFSRKMAGELYQRLQALGASESPFADKLTADAARQVIFVRPELVAEVEFRAWTADGNLRHASFRGLREDKKPQEIMRETPAKPAPEQRRTVRLTHPDRIYWPDAGVTKAGLADYYAEIWPRIAPFVTGRPLALLRCPEGIKGQTFFQKHVWKGIGRQVAPVVDPKHKSEAALISVNDLDGLIALVQAAALEIHPWGATVTDWERPDVMVMDLDPGEGVDWSAVTQAAEEVRQRLEAAGLAAFLKTSGGKGLHVVSPLSPKADWREAKAFAKAMAEAMASDTPDRYVATIAKSKRRGRILIDYLRNQRGATAVAPYSTRARPGAPVSTPLHWDELGPGIGPAHFTVSNLRDRLEMQKRDPWDGFRGAAIPLPARP; encoded by the coding sequence GTGGCATTGGAAACCTATCGCGAGATGCGTGATTTCACCGCCACGCCCGAACCAAAGGGACGCAAGGCGCGCAAGACCGGCCATGCCTTCGTGATCCAGAAACATGCCGCGCGGCGGCTTCATTACGATTTTCGTCTTGAAATGGATGGCGTCTTGAAAAGCTGGGCGGTGACGCGCGGCCCCAGCCTCGATCCCGCCGAAAAGCGCCTGGCCGTCCATGTCGAGGATCACCCGCTGGAATATGGTGACTTCGAAGGCACAATTCCCAAGGGTGAATATGGTGCGGGCGACGTAATCCTGTGGGATCGCGGGACCTGGCAACCCGAAGGCGACGCGGCCAAGGGCTATGCCAAAGGGCATCTGGAATTCACGCTGCAAGGCCAGAAGCTTCAGGGGCGATGGCATCTGGTCCGGATGCAGGGCAAGCCCGGCGAAAAGCGCGAGAACTGGTTGCTGATCAAGGGCGATGACGAATTCGCCCGAACCGGGCCGGATATTCTGAAGGAACGCCCTCGGTCGGTGGCTTCGGGCCGCGATATCGCCGAACTTTCGGGCAAGGTGGAGACGCGCGGGAAAAAGGTCGCGATGCCCGATTTTGTCAAACCAATGCTCGCGACGCTGGGCCGAGCCGCGCCCTCGGGCCCGCGCTGGCTGCACGAAATCAAGTTCGATGGCTACCGGCTTCAGGCGCGGATCGTGGACGGCAAACCCCGGCTGCTCACCCGCAGCGGTCTGGATTGGACCGGAAAATTTGGCAAGCCGATCCTTGCCGCGCTTGAGGACCTGCCGCTCAGGGAGGCCATTCTGGATGCCGAGCTGGTGGTCGAAGGCGACAGCGGCGCCTCGGATTTCCCTGCCTTGCAGGCCGATCTGAGTGCCGGGCGCGAAGATCGCTTTCGTTTGTATGTCTTTGACCTGCTTTACTTGAACGGGCGCGATCTGCGGGGACTGCCGCTGGTCGAGCGCAAAAAGATCCTTGCACCCCTGATCCCCGAGGGCGACGGGTTGATCCGCTTGAGCCAACATTTCGAGGATGACGGCGCGTTGGTGCTGCGCCATGCCTGCCGGCTGAGCCTTGAGGGAATCGTTTCGAAGCTGCGGGATTCGACCTATCGCTCAGGTCGGGGGCGGGGATGGGTTAAGTCGAAATGCTCTGCCCGGCAGGAATTTGTCATCGCGGGCTTCACTCCTTCAAGCGCTGCGCCGAAGGCGATCGGTTCGCTGGTGATGGGCGTTTACGAAGAAGGTAAACTGCGTCATGTCGGCCGGGTCGGGACTGGTTTCAGCCGCAAGATGGCGGGCGAATTGTATCAGCGCCTGCAGGCACTCGGGGCCAGCGAAAGCCCCTTTGCCGACAAGCTGACCGCCGATGCCGCGCGGCAGGTGATCTTTGTCCGCCCCGAATTGGTGGCCGAGGTCGAGTTTCGCGCCTGGACCGCCGACGGCAATCTGCGCCATGCCTCCTTCCGGGGGCTGCGCGAAGACAAAAAGCCGCAGGAGATCATGCGCGAGACCCCCGCAAAACCCGCCCCGGAACAGCGCCGCACCGTCAGACTGACCCATCCCGACCGGATCTACTGGCCCGATGCGGGCGTCACGAAAGCTGGGCTGGCTGATTACTATGCCGAAATCTGGCCCCGCATCGCCCCCTTTGTTACCGGCCGTCCGCTTGCGCTGCTGCGCTGCCCCGAGGGTATCAAGGGACAGACATTCTTTCAAAAACACGTCTGGAAGGGAATTGGGCGGCAGGTCGCTCCGGTGGTCGATCCCAAGCACAAATCCGAAGCGGCGCTGATCAGCGTCAACGATCTGGACGGGCTTATCGCGCTGGTTCAGGCGGCGGCGCTGGAGATTCACCCCTGGGGCGCCACCGTCACAGATTGGGAACGACCCGATGTGATGGTGATGGACCTCGACCCTGGCGAAGGCGTTGACTGGTCTGCGGTAACGCAAGCTGCCGAGGAAGTCCGGCAGCGGCTCGAAGCGGCGGGGCTTGCGGCATTTCTCAAGACCTCGGGCGGAAAGGGCCTGCATGTCGTCTCGCCGCTGTCGCCCAAGGCAGACTGGCGCGAGGCCAAGGCCTTTGCCAAGGCCATGGCCGAGGCGATGGCCAGCGACACGCCTGACCGCTATGTTGCCACCATCGCCAAATCCAAGCGACGCGGTCGCATCCTGATCGACTATCTGCGCAACCAGCGCGGCGCGACCGCCGTCGCGCCCTATTCGACCCGTGCCCGGCCGGGCGCGCCCGTGTCGACCCCTCTGCACTGGGATGAGCTGGGACCGGGGATTGGTCCCGCCCATTTCACGGTGTCGAACCTGCGCGATCGGCTTGAAATGCAGAAGCGCGATCCGTGGGATGGGTTTCGGGGCGCTGCCATTCCCTTGCCTGCTAGACCGTGA
- a CDS encoding carboxylate-amine ligase → MTTEPAFSLGIEEEYLLVDPETGALADAPDALMQACKDELGDQVSPEFLRCQIEIGTPVSADITEARDHLARLRATIARNAADFGLAPISVACHPLADWRHQGRTDKDRYARLSQAMRAVARRMLICGMHVHVGIDDTALRIDLMNQFRYFMPHLLALSASSPFWQGEETGLASYRTTVFSGYPRTGLPPDLGDWAAYERTTGVLMELGIIEDSSEIWWDLRPSARFPTLETRVCDACPRLADTITMAALIQATLRMLWRLAQRNMRWRQYDNFLIGENRWRALRHGLGQGLIDFGAGRIKPHAELAEEWLALIAEDADHLGSQPSVARLRDIVAGGNSADRQRAVHAAATSAGASRDEAHLAVVRHLVEEFREGLS, encoded by the coding sequence ATGACCACCGAGCCCGCGTTTTCGCTTGGTATCGAGGAAGAATACCTGCTGGTCGACCCGGAAACCGGCGCGCTAGCCGATGCTCCGGATGCGCTGATGCAAGCCTGCAAGGACGAGTTGGGCGATCAGGTCAGCCCGGAATTCCTGCGCTGCCAGATCGAGATCGGCACCCCCGTTTCCGCCGATATCACCGAGGCACGGGATCACCTGGCGCGGCTGCGCGCCACCATCGCACGCAACGCGGCCGATTTCGGCCTCGCCCCGATCTCCGTCGCATGCCACCCGCTGGCGGATTGGCGCCATCAGGGCCGGACCGACAAGGATCGCTATGCCCGGTTGTCGCAGGCAATGCGGGCTGTGGCCCGACGCATGCTGATCTGCGGAATGCATGTCCATGTCGGCATCGACGACACCGCGCTGCGCATCGATCTGATGAACCAGTTTCGCTACTTCATGCCACATCTATTGGCGCTGTCGGCCTCGTCGCCCTTCTGGCAAGGCGAAGAGACCGGGCTTGCCTCGTATCGCACCACCGTCTTTTCGGGCTATCCGCGCACCGGCCTGCCGCCCGACCTGGGTGATTGGGCTGCCTATGAGCGCACGACTGGGGTGCTGATGGAGCTGGGTATCATCGAGGACAGCAGCGAAATCTGGTGGGACCTGCGCCCTTCAGCCCGCTTCCCCACGCTTGAAACCCGGGTCTGCGATGCCTGCCCTCGCCTGGCAGATACGATCACCATGGCGGCGCTGATCCAGGCCACGCTGCGGATGCTGTGGCGGCTGGCGCAGCGCAATATGCGCTGGCGGCAATATGACAATTTCCTGATAGGGGAAAATCGCTGGCGTGCGCTGCGGCACGGGCTGGGGCAGGGGCTGATCGATTTCGGCGCGGGTCGTATCAAGCCGCATGCGGAACTGGCCGAGGAATGGTTGGCGCTGATCGCCGAGGATGCGGATCATCTCGGAAGTCAGCCAAGCGTGGCCCGACTGCGCGACATCGTCGCCGGGGGCAATTCCGCCGACCGCCAGCGGGCGGTCCATGCAGCGGCGACCTCGGCAGGAGCCAGCCGGGACGAGGCACATCTTGCTGTCGTCAGGCACCTTGTCGAGGAATTCCGTGAAGGGCTGAGCTAG
- a CDS encoding DUF3008 family protein, which produces MPAKSKAQQKAAGAALSAKRGGTKKSELKGASKDMYESMSEDQLEDFASTKRKGKPEHVKK; this is translated from the coding sequence ATGCCAGCCAAATCGAAAGCTCAGCAAAAAGCCGCCGGGGCCGCCCTTTCAGCGAAACGCGGCGGCACCAAGAAAAGCGAACTCAAGGGCGCCTCGAAAGACATGTACGAGTCCATGTCCGAGGATCAGCTTGAGGATTTCGCCAGCACCAAGCGCAAGGGCAAGCCCGAGCACGTCAAGAAGTAG
- a CDS encoding PRC-barrel domain-containing protein, with the protein MDHTSHQRLTESELTDAVLSGATIYGPGDENVGTVSHLHGTGAGAQAIIDVGGFLGIGAKPVAIRVSDIDFMRDESGTVHGVTQHDKEAMKALPEHRH; encoded by the coding sequence ATGGATCATACATCCCACCAGCGCCTGACCGAAAGCGAACTGACCGATGCCGTGCTTTCGGGCGCGACGATTTATGGGCCCGGCGATGAGAATGTCGGCACCGTTTCACATCTGCATGGCACCGGCGCAGGCGCGCAGGCGATCATTGATGTCGGTGGATTTCTTGGCATCGGCGCCAAGCCCGTCGCGATCCGCGTCAGCGACATCGACTTCATGCGCGACGAGTCCGGCACCGTCCACGGCGTCACGCAGCACGACAAGGAAGCGATGAAGGCCCTGCCCGAGCATCGCCACTAA
- a CDS encoding YciE/YciF ferroxidase family protein — MKGKALDDLFHDTLKDIYYAERQILKALPKMARGAQSDALREAFQKHKEQTEGHVERLQQVFELIGKAPRGKTCPAIDGIIEEGEEIMSEYKDTPALDAGLIAAAQAVEHYEIARYGALRQWAKTLGMDEAAKLLDQTLQEESQTDETLTSIAESEANNMAAEAV; from the coding sequence ATGAAAGGCAAGGCACTCGACGATCTTTTCCACGACACCCTCAAGGACATCTATTACGCCGAGCGCCAGATTTTGAAGGCGCTGCCGAAGATGGCGCGCGGCGCGCAATCCGACGCGTTGCGCGAAGCTTTCCAGAAACACAAGGAACAGACCGAAGGCCATGTCGAAAGGCTGCAGCAGGTCTTTGAACTGATCGGCAAGGCTCCGCGCGGCAAGACCTGTCCCGCCATCGACGGCATCATCGAGGAAGGCGAGGAGATCATGTCCGAATACAAGGACACGCCCGCGCTGGATGCCGGCCTGATCGCCGCAGCACAGGCGGTCGAGCATTACGAGATCGCGCGTTACGGCGCGCTGCGTCAATGGGCCAAGACCCTGGGAATGGACGAGGCCGCAAAGCTGCTCGACCAGACCCTGCAAGAGGAGTCGCAGACCGACGAAACCCTCACCTCCATCGCCGAGAGTGAGGCGAACAACATGGCCGCCGAGGCAGTCTGA
- a CDS encoding flavodoxin family protein, whose product MADLTAFAVNCSLRGSDSKDPSSSERLIRDLFKALSSHGVIGDSLRAADHHIAPGVRSEKQDDRDEWPEIRQRILNADIFVLATPIWLGQPSSIAKRVMERMDAFLSETDERNRMPPMGKVAVVLVVGNEDGAHHCHAACFQALNDVGFTIPAGAGGYWVGEAMGAKNYVDLPEIPDKVRQTLKMLASNASHLARLMAAQNYPGTQG is encoded by the coding sequence ATGGCCGACCTGACCGCATTTGCCGTGAATTGTTCTTTGCGCGGCTCGGATTCCAAAGATCCCAGCTCGTCCGAGAGACTGATCCGCGACCTGTTCAAGGCGCTCAGCTCGCACGGCGTGATCGGCGATAGTCTGCGCGCCGCCGATCACCATATCGCGCCGGGCGTGCGTTCCGAAAAGCAGGACGATCGCGACGAATGGCCCGAGATCCGCCAGCGCATCCTGAATGCTGACATCTTCGTTCTCGCCACGCCCATCTGGCTCGGCCAGCCCTCAAGCATCGCCAAGCGGGTGATGGAACGGATGGACGCCTTTCTGTCAGAAACCGATGAACGCAACCGCATGCCGCCGATGGGCAAGGTCGCCGTGGTTCTGGTCGTCGGCAACGAAGACGGCGCGCATCATTGCCATGCGGCCTGTTTTCAGGCGCTGAACGACGTCGGCTTCACCATTCCGGCGGGCGCGGGCGGCTATTGGGTGGGCGAGGCAATGGGTGCCAAGAACTATGTCGATCTGCCCGAAATTCCCGACAAGGTCCGCCAGACGCTGAAGATGCTGGCATCCAATGCGAGTCATCTGGCCCGGCTCATGGCCGCCCAGAACTATCCCGGCACTCAGGGCTAA
- a CDS encoding 2Fe-2S iron-sulfur cluster-binding protein, which yields MSQNPPASVPASFTVNGQPCRHIGDPRRSLLDFLRHDLGLFGTKKGCDHGQCGACTVIVDGRRINSCLTLAVMQDGCQITTVEGLGSPDALSAVQGAFLAHDGFQCGYCTPGQICSATAMIEELAKGWPSHVSADLTDASGADMSSDEELRERMSGNLCRCGAYPNMIAAIREAMQVAR from the coding sequence ATGTCCCAAAACCCGCCAGCCAGTGTTCCGGCCAGCTTTACCGTCAACGGCCAGCCCTGCCGCCATATCGGTGATCCACGGCGCAGCCTTCTCGACTTTCTTCGCCACGATCTGGGGCTTTTCGGCACCAAGAAGGGCTGCGATCACGGCCAATGCGGGGCCTGCACGGTCATCGTCGACGGCCGCCGGATCAATTCCTGCCTGACCCTCGCCGTGATGCAGGATGGTTGCCAGATCACCACGGTCGAAGGGCTGGGTTCGCCCGATGCGCTATCCGCGGTGCAGGGCGCGTTTCTGGCGCATGACGGGTTCCAGTGCGGCTATTGCACGCCGGGGCAGATCTGTTCAGCCACCGCGATGATCGAGGAACTCGCAAAGGGCTGGCCCAGCCATGTCAGTGCGGACCTGACCGACGCATCGGGTGCGGACATGTCCTCGGATGAGGAATTGCGCGAAAGGATGAGCGGCAATCTGTGCCGCTGCGGTGCCTATCCCAATATGATCGCGGCCATCCGCGAGGCGATGCAGGTGGCACGATGA
- a CDS encoding FAD binding domain-containing protein, protein MKAFDYARATQLSQALDRKAKPVAGGTNLLDLMKLEVETPERLVDINRIGLDGISADETGLRIGALVRNADCAADMRVRRDYPLLARAILAGASPQLRNRATTGGNLCQRTRCAYFMRLGTRCNKREPGSGCDALGGINREHAIFGASDACIATYPGDMAVALSALDAQVGIEGRDGARQVPVRDFHRLPGEDPQQDNVLRPGEIITGVTLPEPVGGTQLYRKVRDRASYAFALVSIAAVIDLDEGRISRADLAFGSVAHKPWHDPEVGQVLLGQRPSDRVFAEAAEVLTRHARGQGQNDFKIPLLRRSLIAVLREATGTGGHNVQNL, encoded by the coding sequence ATGAAAGCCTTTGACTATGCGCGCGCGACCCAGCTTTCGCAGGCGCTGGACCGGAAAGCCAAACCTGTCGCGGGGGGCACCAACCTGCTTGACCTGATGAAGCTCGAGGTCGAGACGCCCGAGCGGCTGGTCGATATCAACCGTATCGGGCTTGACGGGATTTCGGCCGATGAAACGGGGCTGCGCATCGGCGCTCTGGTGCGCAATGCCGATTGCGCCGCGGATATGCGGGTGCGGCGAGACTATCCCCTGTTGGCCCGCGCGATCCTGGCCGGAGCCAGCCCGCAGTTGCGTAACCGCGCGACGACCGGCGGAAATCTGTGTCAGAGGACGCGCTGCGCCTATTTCATGCGGCTTGGTACGCGCTGCAACAAGCGCGAACCGGGCAGCGGCTGCGACGCCTTGGGCGGCATCAACCGTGAACACGCGATATTTGGTGCCTCGGATGCCTGTATCGCGACCTATCCCGGCGACATGGCGGTGGCGCTTTCGGCGCTGGACGCGCAGGTCGGGATAGAGGGGCGCGACGGTGCCCGGCAAGTGCCCGTTCGCGATTTTCACCGCTTGCCCGGCGAAGATCCGCAGCAGGACAATGTCCTGAGACCCGGCGAGATCATCACCGGCGTCACCTTGCCCGAGCCGGTCGGCGGCACCCAGCTTTATCGCAAGGTCCGCGATCGCGCCTCATACGCCTTCGCGCTGGTGTCGATCGCTGCAGTCATCGATCTGGACGAGGGGCGGATCAGCCGCGCCGATCTGGCCTTTGGGAGCGTCGCGCACAAGCCCTGGCACGACCCCGAGGTCGGTCAGGTGTTGCTGGGACAGAGGCCCTCTGACCGGGTCTTTGCCGAGGCGGCGGAGGTGCTGACCCGCCACGCCCGGGGGCAGGGCCAAAACGATTTCAAGATCCCGCTGCTGCGTCGCAGCCTGATCGCCGTGCTGCGCGAAGCGACCGGAACCGGAGGCCATAATGTTCAGAACCTATGA